DNA from Pseudomonadota bacterium:
CCGCCGGCGACGGCGCAATCTTCTGAATCAGGCCGGCGGCGATCAGAAGATCGACGGTTTCACCTTCAAATACCACCTGCCGCAGCAGTAAACTCATACAAGACTCCTTTGCAATTGCCCGATGGCGACCGGCAGCAGGCGGGCCAAAAGCTGCGCGTTCCGCCGCTGTTCTTTTTCAATGTCCTTAAAATCAACTACCTGCGCACAGATTCCGTTGGCATAATTGTCAATCACGCAAAGCGAGGCGTAGGGCAACCCCAGTTCACAAGCCAGGGTGGCTTCACTGGCCATGGTCATGCCGACCAGGCTGCCCCAGCCCGCCAGTACTCGAACCTCGGCCCGGGTTTCAAAGCGGGGTCCGGTTGTCTGAATGTAAACGCCGCCGTCAACCACCGCCACCTCCAGCTCCGCAGCCGCCGCCAGCAAAGCCCGGCGCACCGTCTGCGAAAGCCCCGGCGTG
Protein-coding regions in this window:
- a CDS encoding 6-oxopurine nucleoside phosphorylase — encoded protein: MNKKIAVIGGSGLFALELFQGLEACHLATIYGKVKVTCGAELLFLQRHGEPPRPPHRINHHANLKALHDWGADYIVAVNSTGSLRRELEPGTLLVPDDYFNPWAIKTFHDEELVFATPGLSQTVRRALLAAAAELEVAVVDGGVYIQTTGPRFETRAEVRVLAGWGSLVGMTMASEATLACELGLPYASLCVIDNYANGICAQVVDFKDIEKEQRRNAQLLARLLPVAIGQLQRSLV